In Pseudomonas fluorescens, the following are encoded in one genomic region:
- a CDS encoding metalloregulator ArsR/SmtB family transcription factor — protein sequence MTINLDEIIKALAHPVRREILHWLKDPTVEFPDQSHSNEHGVCAGQIDQRCGLSQSTVSAHLATLQRAGLISSRKVGQWHFFKRNEETIQEFLKTFSKEL from the coding sequence ATGACCATTAATCTCGACGAAATAATAAAAGCCCTGGCACACCCAGTACGGCGAGAAATCCTGCACTGGCTCAAGGACCCGACCGTCGAATTTCCCGACCAGTCCCACAGTAACGAGCACGGCGTTTGCGCCGGGCAGATCGATCAACGTTGCGGCCTGTCGCAGTCCACGGTGTCCGCACACCTGGCGACCCTGCAACGCGCCGGCCTGATCAGCAGCCGCAAAGTCGGCCAGTGGCATTTTTTCAAACGCAACGAGGAAACCATTCAGGAGTTCCTCAAAACCTTCAGTAAAGAGCTCTGA
- a CDS encoding MFS transporter: MPLSLLILALSAFAIGTTEFVIMGLLPNVAADLGVSIPGAGWLVTGYALGVAIGAPFMALATARLPRKAALVALMGIFIVGNVLCAVAGDYNVLMFARVVTALCHGAFFGIGSVVAAGLVPANKRASAVALMFTGLTLANVLGVPLGTALGQEAGWRSTFWAVTAIGVIALIGLIRFLPAKRDEEKLDMRAELAALKGGGIWLSLSMTALFAASVFTLFTYVAPLLGEVTGVSPRGVTWTLMLIGLGLTVGNIIGGKLADKGMAATLIGVFITMAVVSTVLTWTSVALIPTEITLFLWATACFAAVPALQVNVVTFGKAAPNLVSTLNIGAFNIGNALGAWVGGSVIAHGFGLTSVPLAAAVLAVLALLVTLITFRQSGNPDLAPATN, from the coding sequence ATGCCCCTCTCGCTACTCATCCTGGCCTTGAGCGCCTTCGCCATCGGCACCACCGAGTTCGTCATCATGGGCCTGCTGCCCAACGTGGCGGCTGACCTCGGTGTATCGATTCCCGGTGCCGGCTGGCTGGTGACCGGTTACGCCCTGGGCGTGGCCATCGGCGCGCCGTTCATGGCGCTGGCCACCGCCAGACTGCCGCGCAAGGCAGCCCTGGTGGCGTTGATGGGCATCTTCATTGTCGGCAACGTGCTCTGCGCAGTGGCCGGCGACTACAACGTGCTGATGTTCGCCCGTGTGGTCACCGCCCTGTGCCATGGCGCCTTCTTCGGTATCGGTTCAGTGGTAGCCGCCGGCCTGGTGCCTGCGAACAAACGCGCTTCGGCCGTGGCCCTGATGTTCACCGGCCTGACCCTGGCCAACGTACTCGGCGTACCGCTGGGCACCGCCCTCGGTCAGGAAGCCGGCTGGCGTTCGACCTTCTGGGCCGTGACCGCGATCGGTGTGATCGCGCTGATTGGCTTGATCCGCTTCCTGCCGGCCAAGCGTGATGAAGAAAAACTCGACATGCGCGCCGAACTGGCCGCGCTCAAGGGCGGCGGCATCTGGCTGTCCCTGAGCATGACCGCGCTGTTCGCCGCCTCAGTGTTCACCCTGTTCACCTACGTCGCGCCACTGCTGGGCGAAGTCACCGGCGTCTCGCCCCGTGGCGTGACCTGGACCCTGATGCTCATCGGCCTGGGCCTGACGGTCGGCAACATCATCGGCGGCAAGCTGGCCGACAAAGGCATGGCCGCGACGCTGATCGGCGTGTTCATCACCATGGCCGTGGTGTCCACCGTGCTGACCTGGACCAGCGTCGCGCTGATTCCGACCGAAATCACCCTGTTCCTCTGGGCCACCGCGTGCTTCGCCGCCGTGCCGGCGCTGCAAGTGAACGTGGTGACCTTCGGCAAGGCCGCACCGAACCTGGTGTCGACCCTGAACATCGGCGCTTTCAACATCGGCAACGCCCTGGGTGCCTGGGTCGGCGGCAGCGTGATTGCCCACGGCTTCGGCCTGACCAGCGTGCCCCTCGCGGCAGCCGTACTGGCGGTACTCGCCCTGCTGGTGACCCTGATTACTTTCCGTCAGAGCGGCAATCCCGATCTGGCCCCAGCTACCAACTGA
- a CDS encoding efflux RND transporter periplasmic adaptor subunit, protein MQFKPAVTALVAAVALASLLSGCKKEEAAPVAPPPQVGVVTLQPQAFTLTSDLPGRTSAFRIAEVRPQVNGIILKRLFKEGSDVKAGQQLYQIDPSIYEATLASAEANLRSTKSISDRYKQLVDEQAVSRQEYDTAVANRLQSEAALQTAQINVRYTKVYAPLTGRIGRSSVTEGALVSNAQVDAMAVIQQIDPIYVDVTQSSVELLQLRRELESGRLQKAGDNAASVKLTLEDGSEYKLDGKLEFSEISVDQTTGSVTLRAIFPNPDHTLLPGMFVHAKLLAGVNSAAILAPQQGVTRDLKGTPTALVVGPDNKVELRQLKANRTVGNQWLIEDGLKAGDRLITEGLQFVKPGVEVKASEATNVAAKNPAPAQAANKASGGKGE, encoded by the coding sequence ATGCAATTCAAGCCAGCTGTTACCGCTCTGGTCGCCGCCGTCGCCCTGGCATCGCTACTCAGCGGATGCAAAAAGGAAGAGGCAGCACCGGTCGCCCCACCCCCTCAGGTCGGCGTCGTGACTCTGCAACCGCAAGCTTTCACCCTGACATCCGATCTGCCCGGCCGTACCAGTGCGTTCCGCATTGCCGAAGTCCGCCCGCAGGTCAACGGCATCATTCTCAAGCGCCTGTTCAAGGAAGGCAGTGACGTCAAGGCTGGCCAGCAGCTCTATCAGATCGACCCGTCGATCTATGAAGCAACGCTCGCCAGCGCCGAAGCCAACCTGCGTTCGACCAAGTCGATTTCCGACCGCTACAAGCAACTGGTCGACGAACAAGCCGTAAGCCGTCAGGAATACGACACTGCCGTGGCCAACCGCCTGCAATCGGAAGCCGCGTTGCAAACTGCACAGATCAACGTGCGCTACACCAAGGTCTATGCCCCGCTGACCGGCCGCATCGGCCGCTCCTCGGTGACTGAAGGCGCGCTGGTCAGCAATGCCCAGGTCGACGCGATGGCGGTGATCCAGCAAATCGACCCGATCTACGTCGACGTGACGCAGTCCTCGGTCGAGCTGTTGCAACTGCGCCGTGAGCTGGAAAGCGGTCGCCTGCAAAAAGCCGGTGATAACGCAGCCTCGGTCAAGCTGACCCTCGAAGACGGCAGCGAGTACAAGCTGGACGGCAAGCTGGAGTTCTCCGAAATCTCGGTTGACCAGACCACCGGTTCCGTCACCCTGCGCGCCATTTTCCCGAACCCTGATCACACCCTGCTGCCAGGCATGTTCGTGCACGCCAAGTTGCTGGCCGGTGTGAACAGCGCGGCGATCCTGGCCCCGCAGCAAGGTGTGACCCGCGACCTCAAAGGGACGCCGACCGCACTGGTTGTCGGCCCGGACAACAAGGTCGAACTGCGTCAACTCAAGGCCAACCGCACCGTCGGTAACCAATGGCTGATCGAAGATGGTCTGAAGGCCGGCGATCGCCTGATCACCGAAGGTCTGCAATTCGTCAAACCTGGCGTCGAAGTCAAGGCCAGTGAAGCGACCAACGTAGCCGCAAAGAACCCGGCCCCCGCCCAGGCAGCTAATAAAGCCTCCGGCGGCAAAGGGGAGTAA
- a CDS encoding ACP phosphodiesterase, whose translation MNYLAHLHLGGQRPGQLLGSLYGDFVKGRLQGQFAPEIEGAIQLHRSIDVFTDRHPQVDVALSRFSLTRRRYAGIVLDVFFDHCLARDWTLYADRPLELFTSDVYRVLSSERQLPERLAKIAPYMVANDWLGSYQEFEVLEQVLRGISRRLTRPEELAAAMQELRRLYEPLSEDFRLFYPQLQDFARNYPTA comes from the coding sequence ATGAACTATCTCGCACATCTTCACCTCGGTGGCCAGCGTCCCGGCCAATTGCTCGGCAGTCTGTATGGCGATTTCGTCAAGGGACGGCTGCAAGGGCAGTTCGCACCGGAAATCGAGGGGGCTATCCAGTTGCACCGCAGCATCGACGTGTTCACCGATCGCCATCCGCAGGTGGACGTCGCGCTGTCGCGTTTTTCCCTGACCCGGCGTCGCTACGCGGGGATCGTGCTCGACGTGTTTTTCGACCATTGCCTGGCTCGTGACTGGACGCTGTACGCCGATCGACCGCTGGAGCTGTTCACTTCAGACGTGTACCGCGTGCTGTCCAGCGAACGACAACTGCCGGAGCGGCTGGCGAAGATTGCGCCGTACATGGTGGCCAATGACTGGTTGGGGTCGTATCAGGAGTTCGAAGTGCTGGAGCAGGTATTGCGCGGGATCTCGCGACGCCTGACCCGGCCGGAAGAGCTGGCGGCGGCGATGCAGGAGTTGCGGCGGTTGTATGAACCGTTGAGCGAGGACTTTCGGTTGTTCTATCCGCAGCTACAGGATTTTGCCCGGAACTATCCAACAGCATAA
- a CDS encoding OprD family porin, with translation MTSSTAQYFVPSLIAAALASAALPAYAEESGFVEGAKVNLNLRNFYINRNFTNPTKAQGKAEEWTQSFILDAKSGFTQGTVGFGMDVLGLYSVKLDGGKGTGGTQLLPLDHDGRPADNFGRTNVAFKAKLSQTEVKVGEWMPVLPILRSDDGRSLPQTFRGGQITSKEINGLTLYGGQFRQNSPRDDSSMNDMSMTGKAAFTSDRFNFQGGEYVFNDKRTQVGLWNAELKDIYSQQFINLTHNQPIGDWTLGANLGFFYGKDDGSARAGELDNKTMYGLFSAKHGGNTFYVGLQKLTGDNAWMRVNGTSGGTLANDSYNSSYDNAREKSWQVRHDYNFAAVGVPGLTLMNRYISGDNVHTGTITDGKEWGRESELGYTVQSGALKDLNLKWRNSTMRRDYSNNEFDENRLIISYPISLL, from the coding sequence ATGACGTCTTCCACCGCGCAGTATTTCGTTCCCAGCCTGATCGCCGCCGCCCTGGCCAGTGCCGCCCTGCCCGCCTACGCCGAAGAGTCGGGTTTTGTCGAAGGGGCCAAGGTCAACCTGAACCTGCGCAACTTCTACATCAACCGCAACTTCACCAACCCGACCAAAGCCCAGGGCAAGGCTGAAGAGTGGACGCAGAGTTTCATCCTCGACGCCAAGTCCGGCTTCACCCAGGGCACCGTCGGGTTCGGCATGGATGTGCTCGGTTTGTATTCGGTGAAGCTCGACGGCGGCAAAGGCACCGGCGGTACGCAACTGCTGCCGCTGGATCATGACGGTCGCCCGGCGGATAACTTCGGGCGCACCAACGTCGCGTTCAAGGCCAAGCTGTCGCAGACCGAAGTGAAAGTCGGCGAGTGGATGCCGGTGCTGCCAATCCTGCGTTCGGACGACGGTCGTTCGCTGCCGCAAACCTTCCGTGGCGGCCAGATCACCTCGAAGGAAATCAATGGCCTGACGCTCTACGGCGGCCAGTTCCGCCAGAACAGCCCACGGGACGACAGCAGCATGAACGACATGTCGATGACCGGCAAAGCCGCGTTCACCTCCGACCGTTTCAACTTCCAGGGCGGCGAGTACGTGTTCAACGACAAGCGCACCCAGGTCGGTCTGTGGAACGCCGAGCTCAAGGACATCTACAGCCAGCAATTCATCAACCTGACCCACAACCAGCCGATCGGCGACTGGACCCTGGGCGCCAACCTGGGTTTCTTCTACGGCAAGGATGACGGCAGCGCCCGGGCCGGCGAGTTGGACAACAAGACCATGTACGGCTTGTTTTCGGCCAAGCACGGCGGCAACACGTTCTACGTCGGCCTGCAAAAACTCACTGGTGACAATGCCTGGATGCGGGTCAACGGCACCAGCGGCGGCACCCTGGCCAACGACAGCTACAACTCCAGCTACGACAATGCCCGGGAGAAATCCTGGCAAGTGCGCCACGACTACAACTTCGCCGCCGTGGGCGTACCGGGCTTGACCCTGATGAACCGCTACATCAGCGGTGACAATGTGCACACCGGCACTATCACCGACGGCAAGGAATGGGGACGGGAATCGGAACTGGGCTACACCGTGCAGAGCGGTGCGCTGAAAGACCTGAACCTGAAATGGCGCAACTCGACCATGCGCCGGGATTACAGCAATAACGAGTTCGATGAGAACCGGTTGATCATCAGCTATCCGATCAGCCTGTTGTAA
- the emhR gene encoding efflux system transcriptional repressor EmhR has translation MVRRTKEEAQETRAQILVAAEKAFYERGVARTTLADIATLAGVTRGAIYWHFSNKADLVQAMLDTLHEPLEEMAKASESEDELDPLGCMRKLLIHLFHQIALDPKTRRINEILFHKCEFTDEMCDLRQQRVSASLECNVRIGLALSNAVNRGQLPENLDTARAAISLHAYIDGILYQWLLTPDSFELHAEAERWVDTGLDLLRFSPSLRK, from the coding sequence ATGGTCCGTCGTACCAAAGAGGAAGCCCAGGAAACCCGCGCGCAAATACTCGTGGCGGCCGAAAAGGCCTTTTACGAGCGAGGCGTGGCGCGCACGACCCTGGCGGACATCGCGACCCTGGCCGGCGTCACTCGCGGGGCCATTTACTGGCATTTCAGCAACAAGGCGGATCTGGTGCAGGCCATGCTCGACACCCTGCATGAGCCGCTGGAAGAAATGGCCAAGGCCAGCGAGAGCGAAGACGAACTCGATCCCCTGGGCTGCATGCGCAAACTTTTGATTCATTTGTTTCATCAGATTGCGCTGGACCCGAAAACCCGACGCATTAACGAGATTCTTTTTCATAAGTGCGAATTCACCGATGAAATGTGCGACCTGCGCCAACAACGGGTGTCAGCCAGCCTCGAATGCAATGTGCGGATCGGCCTGGCCCTGAGTAATGCCGTGAATCGTGGCCAGTTGCCGGAAAACCTCGACACCGCCCGCGCAGCGATCAGCTTGCATGCTTATATTGATGGCATCCTGTACCAGTGGTTGCTGACCCCTGACAGTTTTGAATTGCACGCCGAAGCCGAGCGTTGGGTCGATACCGGGCTGGATCTGTTGCGCTTTAGCCCCAGCCTGCGCAAATAA
- the emhC gene encoding efflux RND transporter outer membrane subunit EmhC, producing the protein MSKSLLSLAVAAFVLGGCSLIPDYQQPEAPVAGQYPQGLAYSPAQAPAQAAAEQGWKQFFHDPALQQLIQVALENNRDLRVAALNIDAFAAQYRISRADLFPAVSANGTGSRQRLPADASQTGEAGITSSYSATVGISAYELDLFGRVRSLNEEALQKYFATEEGRRSTQISLVASVANAYLTWQADKELYKLTQDTLAAFEESYKLTARSNEVGVASALDLAQSRTSVENARAQLAKYTRQVAQDENSLVLLLGTGIPANLQAAKPLDDDLLSDVPPGLPSDLLHRRPDILQAEYNLKAANANIGAARAAFFPSISLTANAGTLSPDLSGLFKGGSGTWLFQPQINLPIFNAGSLRASLDYSKIQKDIGVANYEKSIQTAFQEVADGLAARQTYVQQLQAQKDFVSANQDYYRLAERRYRIGVDSNLTFLDAQRQLFSAQQVLITDRLAQLISQVNLYKALGGGWNEQTAKNEPLKEEAPKMKYF; encoded by the coding sequence ATGAGCAAGTCGCTACTCTCCCTGGCAGTCGCCGCCTTTGTGCTCGGTGGCTGCTCGCTGATACCTGATTATCAGCAGCCCGAAGCGCCGGTAGCGGGCCAGTACCCGCAGGGCCTGGCGTACTCGCCGGCCCAGGCACCGGCGCAAGCGGCTGCCGAGCAGGGCTGGAAGCAGTTTTTCCATGACCCGGCGCTGCAACAGCTGATCCAGGTGGCCCTGGAAAACAACCGTGACCTGCGTGTCGCGGCCCTGAACATCGATGCGTTTGCGGCTCAGTACCGCATCTCCCGTGCCGATCTGTTCCCGGCCGTCTCGGCCAACGGCACCGGCAGCCGTCAGCGGCTTCCGGCTGACGCTTCACAGACCGGCGAAGCCGGCATCACCAGTTCCTACTCGGCAACTGTTGGCATCAGCGCCTACGAACTCGACCTGTTCGGTCGGGTTCGCAGCCTGAACGAAGAAGCGTTGCAGAAGTACTTCGCCACTGAAGAAGGCCGCCGCAGCACGCAGATCAGCCTGGTGGCCAGTGTGGCCAATGCCTACCTGACCTGGCAGGCCGACAAGGAACTGTACAAGCTGACCCAGGACACCCTGGCCGCCTTCGAGGAGAGCTACAAGCTCACCGCCCGCAGCAACGAAGTCGGGGTCGCCTCGGCCCTGGACCTGGCGCAGTCGCGCACCTCGGTGGAAAACGCCCGTGCGCAACTGGCCAAGTACACCCGCCAGGTCGCCCAGGACGAGAACAGCCTGGTGCTGCTGCTCGGCACCGGTATCCCGGCCAACCTGCAAGCGGCCAAACCGCTTGACGACGACCTGCTGAGCGACGTTCCGCCTGGCCTGCCGTCGGACCTGCTGCATCGTCGTCCGGACATCCTTCAGGCCGAGTACAACCTGAAGGCTGCCAACGCCAACATCGGCGCGGCGCGGGCGGCGTTCTTCCCGAGCATCAGCCTCACGGCCAATGCGGGCACCCTGAGTCCGGACCTGTCCGGTCTGTTCAAGGGTGGTTCGGGCACCTGGTTGTTCCAGCCGCAGATCAACCTGCCGATCTTCAACGCCGGCAGCCTGCGCGCCAGTCTGGATTACTCGAAAATCCAGAAAGACATCGGCGTGGCGAACTACGAGAAGTCCATTCAAACGGCCTTCCAGGAAGTCGCCGACGGCCTGGCCGCCCGCCAGACCTACGTCCAGCAGTTGCAGGCACAGAAAGATTTCGTCAGTGCCAACCAGGACTACTACCGCCTGGCCGAGCGTCGCTACCGCATCGGTGTCGACAGCAACCTGACCTTCCTCGACGCCCAGCGTCAGCTGTTCAGTGCGCAACAGGTGCTGATCACAGACCGTCTGGCGCAACTGATCAGCCAGGTCAACCTGTACAAGGCCCTGGGTGGTGGCTGGAACGAACAGACGGCGAAGAACGAGCCATTGAAAGAAGAAGCGCCGAAGATGAAGTATTTCTGA
- the emhB gene encoding efflux RND transporter permease subunit EmhB has product MSKFFIDRPIFAWVIALVIMLVGALSILRLPINQYPSIAPPAIAISVAYPGASAQTVQDTVVQVIEQQLNGIDNLRYVSSESNSDGTMTITATFEQGTNSDTAQVQVQNKLNLATPLLPQEVQQQGIRVTKAVKNFLLVIGVVSRDGSMTKDDLSNYIVSNMQDPISRTAGVGDFQVFGSQYAMRIWLDPAKLNNYNLTPIDVKTAIAAQNVQVSSGQLGGLPALPDTQLNATIIGKTRLQTAEQFDKILLKVNKDGSQVRLKDVAEVGLGGENYSINAQFNGAPASGLAVKLATGANALDTAKALRTTIDSLKPFFPEGMEVVFPYDTTPVVTESIKGVVHTLVEAVALVFLVMFLFLQNFRATIITTMTVPVVLLGTFGILAAAGFSINTLTMFGMVLAIGLLVDDAIVVVENVERVMSEEGLSPKEATKKSMGQIQGALVGIALVLSAVLLPMAFFSGSTGVIYKQFSITIVSAMALSVLVALIFTPALCATMLKPIPKGEHGVPKRGFFGWFNRNFDRGVRSYERGVGNILQRKIPYLLAYLLIVVGMIWLFTRIPTAFLPEEDQGVLFAQVQTPAGSTSQRTQVVVDEMREFLLRPGKDGGEGDAVNSVFTVTGFNFAGRGQSSGMAFIMLRPWDERNADNNVFKVAARAQQHFFTFRDAMVFAFAPPAVLELGNATGFDVFLQDRAGIGHEKLMEARNQFLGMAAQSKILAQVRPNGLNDEPQYQLEIDDEKASALGITIADINNTLSIALGSSYVNDFIDRGRVKKVYVQGQPGARMGPEDLQKWYVRNSVGTMVPFSAFAKGEWIYGSPKLARYNGVEAMEILGAPAPGYSTGEAMLEVEAIAKKLPAGVGISWTGLSYEERLSGSQAPALYALSLLMVFLCLAALYESWSIPIAVMLVVPLGIIGALMATSLRGLSNDVYFQVGLLTTIGLAAKNAILIVEFAKELHEQGRSLRDAAIEASRMRLRPIIMTSLAFVLGVVPLAISTGAGSGSQHAIGTGVIGGMITATVLAIFWVPLFFVTVSSIGQRKIADQDDATETPKEAG; this is encoded by the coding sequence ATGTCGAAATTTTTTATCGACCGTCCGATTTTCGCCTGGGTAATTGCCCTGGTGATCATGTTGGTCGGGGCACTATCGATCCTCCGGTTGCCGATCAACCAGTACCCGAGCATTGCACCTCCAGCGATCGCCATCTCCGTGGCCTACCCGGGTGCTTCGGCACAAACGGTTCAGGACACCGTGGTTCAGGTGATCGAGCAACAGCTCAACGGTATCGACAACCTGCGTTATGTCTCGTCGGAAAGTAACTCCGACGGCACCATGACCATTACCGCGACCTTCGAGCAAGGCACCAACTCCGACACCGCGCAGGTTCAGGTCCAGAACAAGCTGAACCTGGCCACCCCGCTGCTGCCGCAAGAAGTGCAACAGCAAGGTATCCGCGTCACAAAGGCGGTGAAGAACTTCCTGTTGGTGATCGGCGTGGTGTCGCGTGACGGCAGCATGACCAAGGACGACCTGTCCAACTACATCGTGTCGAACATGCAGGACCCGATCTCGCGGACCGCCGGTGTCGGCGACTTCCAGGTGTTCGGTTCCCAGTACGCCATGCGTATCTGGCTCGACCCGGCCAAGTTGAACAACTACAACCTGACCCCGATCGACGTCAAAACCGCCATCGCTGCGCAAAACGTCCAGGTGTCGTCCGGCCAGCTCGGCGGCCTGCCTGCCCTGCCCGACACCCAGTTGAACGCGACGATCATCGGCAAGACCCGCCTGCAGACCGCGGAGCAATTCGACAAGATCCTGCTCAAGGTCAACAAGGACGGTTCCCAGGTTCGCCTCAAAGATGTCGCCGAAGTTGGTCTGGGTGGCGAGAACTACAGCATCAACGCCCAGTTCAACGGCGCCCCGGCTTCCGGTCTGGCGGTGAAACTGGCCACCGGTGCCAACGCTCTCGATACCGCCAAGGCCCTGCGCACGACCATCGACAGCCTCAAGCCGTTCTTCCCTGAAGGGATGGAAGTGGTGTTCCCGTATGACACCACTCCGGTAGTAACGGAATCGATCAAGGGCGTGGTTCACACCCTGGTCGAAGCGGTCGCGCTGGTGTTCCTGGTGATGTTCCTGTTCCTGCAGAACTTCCGCGCCACCATCATCACCACGATGACCGTGCCGGTGGTATTGCTCGGTACGTTCGGCATCCTCGCGGCCGCCGGCTTCAGCATCAACACCCTGACCATGTTCGGCATGGTGCTGGCCATCGGCTTGCTGGTGGACGACGCCATCGTCGTGGTGGAAAACGTCGAACGGGTGATGAGCGAAGAAGGCCTGTCACCCAAGGAAGCCACCAAGAAGTCCATGGGCCAGATCCAGGGCGCACTGGTCGGTATCGCCCTGGTGCTGTCGGCGGTTCTGCTGCCAATGGCGTTCTTCAGCGGTTCCACCGGTGTGATCTACAAGCAGTTCTCGATCACCATCGTCTCGGCCATGGCCCTGTCGGTACTGGTCGCGCTGATCTTCACCCCGGCGCTTTGCGCCACCATGCTCAAGCCGATCCCGAAAGGCGAGCACGGCGTACCCAAGCGCGGTTTCTTTGGCTGGTTCAACCGCAATTTCGACCGCGGCGTTCGCAGCTACGAACGCGGTGTCGGCAATATCCTGCAGCGCAAGATCCCGTATCTGCTAGCGTACCTGCTGATCGTGGTTGGCATGATCTGGCTGTTCACCCGCATTCCAACGGCGTTCCTGCCGGAAGAAGACCAGGGTGTACTGTTCGCCCAGGTGCAGACCCCGGCCGGCTCGACGTCCCAGCGCACCCAGGTGGTCGTCGACGAAATGCGCGAATTCCTGCTGCGTCCGGGCAAGGATGGCGGCGAAGGCGACGCGGTGAACTCGGTGTTTACCGTGACCGGCTTCAACTTCGCCGGTCGTGGCCAAAGTTCGGGTATGGCGTTCATCATGCTGCGTCCGTGGGACGAACGTAACGCCGACAACAACGTGTTCAAGGTGGCGGCCCGTGCCCAGCAGCACTTCTTCACCTTCCGCGATGCCATGGTGTTCGCCTTCGCACCACCGGCGGTACTGGAACTGGGTAACGCCACCGGTTTCGACGTGTTCCTGCAGGACCGTGCCGGTATCGGCCATGAAAAACTGATGGAAGCGCGCAACCAGTTCCTCGGCATGGCCGCACAAAGCAAGATTCTGGCTCAGGTGCGTCCGAACGGCCTGAACGACGAACCGCAATACCAGCTGGAAATCGATGACGAGAAGGCCAGTGCCCTGGGCATTACCATCGCCGACATCAACAACACCCTGTCGATTGCCCTGGGCAGTAGCTACGTCAACGACTTCATCGACCGTGGTCGGGTGAAGAAGGTTTACGTGCAAGGCCAGCCAGGCGCTCGAATGGGCCCTGAAGACCTGCAGAAGTGGTACGTGCGCAATAGCGTCGGCACCATGGTTCCGTTCTCCGCATTCGCCAAGGGCGAGTGGATTTACGGTTCGCCGAAACTGGCCCGTTACAACGGCGTGGAAGCGATGGAAATCCTCGGTGCCCCGGCGCCAGGCTATTCCACCGGTGAAGCCATGCTCGAAGTCGAAGCCATCGCCAAGAAACTGCCGGCCGGTGTCGGTATTTCCTGGACCGGCCTGTCGTACGAAGAACGTCTGTCCGGTTCGCAAGCGCCAGCGCTGTACGCCCTGTCGCTGCTGATGGTGTTCCTGTGTCTGGCGGCGTTGTATGAAAGCTGGTCGATTCCGATCGCGGTGATGTTGGTGGTACCGCTGGGGATCATCGGTGCACTGATGGCCACCAGCCTGCGTGGTTTGTCCAACGACGTGTACTTCCAGGTAGGCTTGTTGACGACTATCGGTCTGGCGGCGAAAAACGCCATTCTGATTGTCGAATTTGCCAAGGAACTGCATGAACAAGGGCGTAGCCTGCGCGATGCGGCGATCGAGGCGTCCCGCATGCGTCTGCGACCGATCATCATGACCTCGCTCGCCTTCGTCCTCGGTGTGGTACCACTGGCGATATCCACCGGTGCAGGTTCGGGTAGCCAACATGCAATCGGTACCGGCGTGATCGGCGGTATGATCACGGCCACTGTGCTGGCGATCTTCTGGGTCCCGCTGTTCTTCGTCACCGTGTCGTCCATTGGCCAGCGTAAAATCGCCGACCAGGATGATGCTACTGAAACTCCTAAAGAGGCTGGCTAA
- a CDS encoding alkene reductase, producing the protein MTTIFDPIKLGDLELANRIIMAPLTRCRADEGRVPNALMAEYYVQRASAGLILSEATSVTPMGVGYPDTPGIWSNDQVRGWSNVTKAIHGAGGKIFLQLWHVGRISHGLYLNDEAPVAPSAIQPKGHVSLVRPLADFPVPRALETAEIADIIDAYRVGAENAKAAGFDGVEIHAANGYLLDQFLQSSTNQRTDNYGGSQENRARLLLEVTDAAIEIWGAGRVGVHLSPRADLHDMGDDNLAETFTYVARELGKRGIAFICSREKEGADSLGPQLKEAFGGPYIANERFTKDSANALLASGKADAVAFGVPFIANPDLPARLQADAPLNDARPELFYAKGPVGYIDYPTL; encoded by the coding sequence ATGACGACTATTTTCGATCCGATCAAACTGGGCGACCTCGAGTTGGCCAACCGCATCATCATGGCGCCACTGACCCGCTGCCGCGCCGACGAAGGTCGCGTGCCCAACGCGCTGATGGCCGAGTACTACGTGCAACGTGCCTCCGCCGGCCTGATCCTCAGCGAAGCCACCTCGGTGACGCCGATGGGCGTCGGCTACCCGGACACCCCGGGCATCTGGTCCAACGATCAGGTGCGTGGCTGGTCCAACGTGACCAAGGCTATCCATGGCGCGGGCGGCAAGATCTTCCTGCAACTGTGGCATGTGGGTCGCATTTCCCACGGTTTGTACCTGAACGATGAAGCCCCGGTCGCCCCGAGCGCCATCCAGCCCAAGGGTCACGTCAGCCTGGTGCGTCCGCTGGCCGACTTCCCGGTGCCGCGCGCCCTGGAAACCGCTGAAATCGCCGACATCATCGACGCTTACCGCGTCGGTGCCGAAAACGCCAAGGCCGCTGGCTTCGACGGTGTGGAAATCCATGCCGCCAACGGTTACCTGCTCGACCAGTTCCTGCAAAGCAGCACCAACCAGCGCACCGACAACTACGGCGGCTCCCAGGAAAACCGTGCCCGCCTGCTGCTGGAAGTGACTGACGCGGCGATCGAAATCTGGGGTGCCGGTCGTGTGGGCGTGCACCTGTCGCCACGCGCCGACTTGCATGACATGGGCGACGACAACCTGGCCGAGACCTTCACCTACGTCGCTCGCGAACTGGGCAAGCGTGGCATTGCCTTCATCTGCTCGCGGGAGAAAGAAGGTGCCGACAGCCTCGGCCCACAACTCAAGGAAGCCTTCGGCGGCCCTTACATTGCCAACGAGCGTTTCACCAAAGACAGCGCCAACGCGTTGCTCGCCAGCGGCAAGGCCGATGCAGTCGCCTTCGGCGTACCTTTCATTGCCAACCCTGACCTGCCAGCACGCTTGCAGGCTGACGCGCCGCTGAACGACGCGCGTCCGGAACTGTTCTACGCCAAGGGCCCGGTCGGTTACATCGACTACCCGACGCTGTAA